A single genomic interval of Hevea brasiliensis isolate MT/VB/25A 57/8 chromosome 4, ASM3005281v1, whole genome shotgun sequence harbors:
- the LOC110664241 gene encoding probable receptor-like protein kinase At5g38990 isoform X1 — protein MSCLLFQCLSFLKEIWPYLMSKSYAAIVGGAAGVALVALSLVLWFCKSHCKKFSNKNSETGSSDPHASALEEWNRGGGSSSAPSHPLFGSQGARQFTMDELEQATKEFSESNLIGYGSFGSVYKGLLHDTIVAIKRRRGAPREDFVAEVLYLSEIRHRNLVSLLGYSQERGSQMLVFEYIPNGNMCNHLYDTGLKTSTKLEFKQRLSIAQGAAKGLCHLHGLNPPLLHKNFKTANVLVDENFIVKVAEAGISKLLETIEEAGPSHTSGVNVFQDPEVGVSGNFTEMSDVYSFGVFLLELITGQEAMHLGFLGSDESLIEWVASRLNSNNFVDRRLVGSFTTDGIRDLIRLMLRCMSFPGLERPKMEMAVVELERIQEKEMALTTVMGEGIATFIKGSELFTSK, from the exons ATGAGTTGTCTGCTG TTTCAATGTTTGAGTTTCTTGAAGGAGATTTGGCCTTACCTCATGTCAAAGTCCTATGCTGCAATAGTTGGAGGAGCTGCAGGGGTGGCACTTGTTGCACTTTCCCTTGTATTGTGGTTCTGCAAATCACATTGTAAGAAATTTTCAAACAAGAACTCAGAGACAGGTTCTTCAGATCCACATGCATCTGCACTAG aggaGTGGAATAGGGGAGGTGGATCAAGTTCAGCCCCTAGCCACCCTTTATTTGGATCACAAGGAGCCAGGCAGTTCACAATGGATGAGTTGGAGCAAGCTACCAAGGAATTTAGTGAAAGTAATCTAATTGGATATGGTAGTTTTGGGTCAGTATATAAAGGTTTGCTTCATGATACTATTGTAGCCATCAAAAGGCGTCGGGGTGCTCCTCGAGAGGACTTTGTCGCAGAG GTACTCTATCTGTCAGAAATTCGACATCGTAATTTAGTTTCTCTTCTAGGTTACAGCCAAGAAAGAGGATCACAAATGTTGGTCTTTGAATATATACCCAATGGCAATATGTGCAATCACTTGTATG ATACAGGATTGAAAACATCAACTAAACTAGAGTTCAAGCAGAGGTTGTCCATAGCTCAGGGAGCAGCTAAAG GTTTATGCCATTTGCATGGCCTAAACCCTCCCTTGCTACACAAGAACTTCAAAACAGCTAATGTCCTGGTTGATGAGAACTTCATTGTAAAGGTTGCAGAAGCAGGGATCTCAAAACTGCTTGAAACTATAGAAGAAGCAGGTCCATCTCACACATCTGGTGTAAATGTTTTCCAAGATCCAGA GGTAGGAGTATCAGGGAACTTCACTGAAATGAGTGACGTTTACAGCTTTGGGGTGTTCCTTCTGGAGCTTATAACTGGACAGGAAGCAATGCATCTTGGCTTCCTAGGATCAGATGAAAGCTTAATTGAGTGG GTGGCTTCTCGATTGAACTCAAACAATTTTGTGGACCGTCGACTCGTGGGGAGTTTCACTACAGATGGAATCAGGGATTTGATCAGACTGATGCTACGTTGCATGAGTTTTCCAGGACTAGAGAGACCAAAGATGGAAATGGCTGTGGTTGAACTAGAACGGATTCAAGAGAAAGAGATGGCACTAACAACTGTCATGGGTGAGGGCATTGCTACATTTATTAAAGGCAGTGAGCTATTTACTTCAAAATGA
- the LOC110664217 gene encoding ethylene-responsive transcription factor ERF086, translating to MSTSQTLDKPLYEQVKIHGGYAFIQRNTSPPQTGERRGRRKQTEPGRFLGVRRRPWGRYAAEIRDPTTKERHWLGTFDTAQEAALAYDRAALSMKGTQARTNFIYTDHGTFHSLLTPFDDVQLQPFFQPSEFFTGIPQCNKQQLPTNQNNTPPKHETCQNESPNQSSGETTESVYDNSFFFSRDDSNNSGYLGCIVPDNCLRPPSNPTSTNSKTSKSKAPSDHHQNFSSTITTTSIEHQSAQCNSNAFPPDTATRSYPWFDELNSGFWGDDEKPWEFNSDELSAMINNDPLTAGDVCMETFFPSANNIPCYESVPQATSSVSSFTPSYPPYGDIVEFGYSSLF from the coding sequence ATGTCCACCTCTCAAACCTTAGATAAACCCTTGTATGAACAAGTTAAGATTCATGGTGGGTATGCTTTTATTCAAAGAAACACATCCCCTCCTCAAACTGGGGAAAGAAGAGGCAGAAGAAAACAGACAGAACCAGGGAGGTTTCTTGGGGTGAGGAGGAGACCTTGGGGTAGATATGCTGCTGAAATTAGAGACCCAACAACTAAAGAAAGGCATTGGCTCGGTACATTTGATACTGCTCAAGAAGCAGCTCTTGCTTATGATAGGGCTGCACTTTCTATGAAAGGCACCCAAGCAAGAACCAACTTTATATACACTGATCATGGTACTTTTCATTCTCTTCTTACTCCATTTGATGATGTCCAACTTCAACCCTTCTTCCAACCTTCAGAGTTTTTCACAGGCATACCTCAGTGTAATAAACAACAACTACCCACCAACCAGAACAATACTCCACCCAAGCATGAGACTTGTCAGAATGAGTCTCCCAACCAATCAAGTGGTGAAACAACTGAATCAGTATATGATAATAGTTTCTTCTTTTCCCGGGATGATTCTAATAACTCAGGCTACTTGGGCTGCATTGTCCCTGATAATTGCCTAAGACCACCTTCCAATCCCACAAGTACAAACTCCAAAACCAGCAAGTCCAAAGCTCCAAGTGATCATCATCAAAACTTTTCTTCCACGATCACCACAACTTCCATTGAACACCAATCAGCACAATGTAATAGCAATGCATTTCCTCCAGATACTGCTACAAGAAGCTATCCATGGTTTGATGAACTCAACAGTGGATTCTGGGGAGATGATGAGAAGCCATGGGAGTTCAACTCTGATGAGCTCTCTGCTATGATCAATAATGACCCATTAACGGCGGGAGATGTGTGCATGGAAACTTTTTTTCCCAGCGCCAATAATATTCCTTGTTATGAGTCAGTGCCTCAAGCTACTTCTTCAGTATCTTCTTTCACTCCATCATATCCTCCATATGGTGATATAGTTGAGTTTGGCTATTCATCACTCTTCTAA
- the LOC110664241 gene encoding probable receptor-like protein kinase At5g38990 isoform X2, which yields MSCLLFQCLSFLKEIWPYLMSKSYAAIVGGAAGVALVALSLVLWFCKSHCKKFSNKNSETGSSDPHASALEEWNRGGGSSSAPSHPLFGSQGARQFTMDELEQATKEFSESNLIGYGSFGSVYKGLLHDTIVAIKRRRGAPREDFVAEVLYLSEIRHRNLVSLLGYSQERGSQMLVFEYIPNGNMCNHLYDTGLKTSTKLEFKQRLSIAQGAAKGLCHLHGLNPPLLHKNFKTANVLVDENFIVKVAEAGISKLLETIEEAGPSHTSGVNVFQDPDFGVFLLELITGQEAMHLGFLGSDESLIEWVASRLNSNNFVDRRLVGSFTTDGIRDLIRLMLRCMSFPGLERPKMEMAVVELERIQEKEMALTTVMGEGIATFIKGSELFTSK from the exons ATGAGTTGTCTGCTG TTTCAATGTTTGAGTTTCTTGAAGGAGATTTGGCCTTACCTCATGTCAAAGTCCTATGCTGCAATAGTTGGAGGAGCTGCAGGGGTGGCACTTGTTGCACTTTCCCTTGTATTGTGGTTCTGCAAATCACATTGTAAGAAATTTTCAAACAAGAACTCAGAGACAGGTTCTTCAGATCCACATGCATCTGCACTAG aggaGTGGAATAGGGGAGGTGGATCAAGTTCAGCCCCTAGCCACCCTTTATTTGGATCACAAGGAGCCAGGCAGTTCACAATGGATGAGTTGGAGCAAGCTACCAAGGAATTTAGTGAAAGTAATCTAATTGGATATGGTAGTTTTGGGTCAGTATATAAAGGTTTGCTTCATGATACTATTGTAGCCATCAAAAGGCGTCGGGGTGCTCCTCGAGAGGACTTTGTCGCAGAG GTACTCTATCTGTCAGAAATTCGACATCGTAATTTAGTTTCTCTTCTAGGTTACAGCCAAGAAAGAGGATCACAAATGTTGGTCTTTGAATATATACCCAATGGCAATATGTGCAATCACTTGTATG ATACAGGATTGAAAACATCAACTAAACTAGAGTTCAAGCAGAGGTTGTCCATAGCTCAGGGAGCAGCTAAAG GTTTATGCCATTTGCATGGCCTAAACCCTCCCTTGCTACACAAGAACTTCAAAACAGCTAATGTCCTGGTTGATGAGAACTTCATTGTAAAGGTTGCAGAAGCAGGGATCTCAAAACTGCTTGAAACTATAGAAGAAGCAGGTCCATCTCACACATCTGGTGTAAATGTTTTCCAAGATCCAGA CTTTGGGGTGTTCCTTCTGGAGCTTATAACTGGACAGGAAGCAATGCATCTTGGCTTCCTAGGATCAGATGAAAGCTTAATTGAGTGG GTGGCTTCTCGATTGAACTCAAACAATTTTGTGGACCGTCGACTCGTGGGGAGTTTCACTACAGATGGAATCAGGGATTTGATCAGACTGATGCTACGTTGCATGAGTTTTCCAGGACTAGAGAGACCAAAGATGGAAATGGCTGTGGTTGAACTAGAACGGATTCAAGAGAAAGAGATGGCACTAACAACTGTCATGGGTGAGGGCATTGCTACATTTATTAAAGGCAGTGAGCTATTTACTTCAAAATGA